Proteins encoded by one window of Candidatus Obscuribacterales bacterium:
- the metK gene encoding methionine adenosyltransferase, translating to MSHRYLFTSESVTEGHPDKICDQISDAVLDAILTQDPTARVACECSVTTGLALITGEITTKTFVDVSKIARKVIADIGYEGERSGGFDAHSCSVLVALDEQSTDIAGGVTDSLEERQGSADASSSTGAGDQGMMFGFACNETPELMPMPISIAHRIARRLAEVRKEGILKYLRPDGKTQVTIEYEGDKPVRIDTIVVSTQHDPTIDGITDNVKLQKRIESDLKAYVIMPVFQDMPIKPNDSTRYFINPSGRFVVGGPQGDSGLTGRKIIVDTYGGYSRHGGGAFSGKDPTKVDRSAAYAARHIAKNIVGAELAERCEVQIAYAIGVAHPVSIHVTTFGTGKINDDEIGEIVKANFDLRPAAIIKNFDLTNLPKKNNGRFYRNVAAYGHFGRTDLDLPWEKLDRVNDLKQALKQAVRA from the coding sequence TTGTCTCACCGTTACCTTTTTACATCCGAGTCAGTTACTGAAGGACACCCCGACAAAATTTGCGATCAAATTTCAGACGCGGTGCTTGATGCCATCCTCACCCAGGATCCCACAGCACGTGTTGCTTGCGAATGTTCAGTAACAACAGGACTTGCGTTGATAACCGGTGAAATCACAACGAAGACCTTTGTCGACGTTTCCAAAATTGCCAGAAAAGTAATTGCCGATATAGGCTACGAAGGTGAACGCTCGGGCGGCTTTGACGCTCACAGCTGCTCGGTTCTTGTAGCATTGGATGAACAATCGACCGATATTGCCGGCGGTGTAACTGATTCTCTGGAAGAAAGACAGGGCAGTGCCGACGCTTCCAGCTCGACAGGCGCCGGCGACCAGGGCATGATGTTTGGTTTTGCTTGCAACGAGACTCCTGAACTTATGCCGATGCCTATCTCAATTGCGCACCGCATTGCGCGCCGATTGGCTGAAGTACGCAAAGAAGGCATTCTCAAATACTTGCGTCCTGACGGTAAGACACAAGTGACAATTGAATATGAAGGCGATAAGCCTGTCAGAATCGACACTATCGTTGTCTCTACTCAACACGATCCGACAATTGACGGCATCACCGATAACGTCAAATTGCAAAAGCGCATTGAGTCTGATTTGAAAGCTTATGTAATCATGCCTGTCTTCCAGGACATGCCGATTAAACCAAATGATTCCACACGCTACTTCATCAACCCATCGGGTCGATTTGTAGTTGGCGGACCGCAAGGCGATTCCGGTTTAACCGGACGCAAAATAATTGTCGATACGTACGGCGGTTATTCAAGACATGGCGGCGGCGCGTTTTCTGGCAAGGATCCAACTAAAGTAGATCGCAGTGCAGCATATGCGGCACGTCACATCGCAAAAAATATTGTCGGCGCAGAACTGGCCGAACGTTGCGAAGTGCAAATTGCCTATGCAATCGGTGTAGCTCATCCTGTATCAATCCATGTCACAACCTTCGGCACCGGCAAAATCAACGACGATGAAATCGGTGAGATTGTCAAAGCCAATTTTGACTTGAGACCGGCAGCAATCATCAAGAATTTTGACTTAACCAATTTGCCTAAGAAAAACAACGGACGGTTTTACCGCAATGTTGCCGCCTACGGACATTTCGGCCGCACAGATTTAGATCTGCCATGGGAAAAACTGGACCGTGTTAACGACCTCAAGCAGGCTCTTAAGCAAGCTGTTCGGGCCTAA
- a CDS encoding adenylate/guanylate cyclase domain-containing protein, protein MTIGSLTVNPGAPDSYSVRLEKGSSFRIGRKSPVAGEGKLVLPSAEVSAQHAEITHMPYGLIIRDTGSTNGTQLNSEWLIPGREYILRNGDRLTIGPFNLLVELTQEGGGTGLDADMETTRLRIDVVNATILVADLKGFTGLMEAYAQDPGIVMQAVQQVFQYLREEIRTNQGQLDKIAGDAIMAYWHADPSAPNEHALKACQSALQLRSVIKTIARDRNYWPFPDFPLQLDMAIASGPVASGTLLYDESNQAVLGDTANLAFHLEKLIGEDNAGDVVVESHAYDLSKDSFSYESLGQFNIKGRQQPVTVFRLVDYLRNR, encoded by the coding sequence ATGACTATTGGCTCACTGACGGTTAATCCGGGCGCCCCTGATAGCTATTCAGTTAGACTGGAAAAAGGCAGTTCTTTTAGGATTGGCCGCAAATCTCCTGTTGCCGGCGAAGGCAAGCTGGTCTTGCCATCTGCCGAGGTTTCGGCCCAGCACGCTGAAATCACCCACATGCCGTATGGGCTTATCATTCGCGACACCGGCTCAACGAATGGTACACAGCTAAACAGCGAATGGCTCATACCTGGACGCGAGTACATTTTACGCAACGGCGATCGCTTAACCATCGGTCCATTCAATTTATTAGTCGAACTAACACAGGAAGGCGGCGGCACCGGTCTTGATGCAGACATGGAAACCACCCGCTTACGCATAGATGTGGTCAATGCCACCATTCTCGTAGCTGACTTAAAAGGCTTTACCGGGTTGATGGAAGCTTATGCTCAAGATCCGGGAATTGTCATGCAGGCAGTGCAGCAAGTCTTTCAATATCTAAGAGAAGAAATTCGCACCAACCAAGGTCAGTTGGACAAAATTGCCGGCGATGCAATCATGGCTTACTGGCATGCAGATCCATCTGCACCCAACGAACATGCACTCAAAGCTTGCCAGAGTGCCTTGCAGTTACGCTCTGTAATTAAGACTATTGCTCGCGATCGTAATTACTGGCCCTTCCCGGATTTCCCTCTACAGTTAGATATGGCGATTGCTTCTGGACCTGTTGCATCAGGCACGCTTTTATACGATGAATCAAATCAGGCGGTGTTAGGTGACACGGCGAATTTGGCATTTCACCTAGAAAAACTTATCGGCGAGGACAATGCCGGAGACGTAGTTGTGGAAAGTCACGCCTACGATCTTTCCAAAGATTCCTTCAGCTATGAGAGTCTTGGACAATTCAACATCAAGGGTAGACAGCAACCGGTCACAGTTTTCAGACTGGTCGACTATTTGAGGAATCGATAA
- the nagZ gene encoding beta-N-acetylhexosaminidase, translated as MAASERLKQAAGRLIVGKVPGKILDDESRRLLQDGTMGGVTFFKDNADNLSQLSDLVFDIVEAYASGTEAVPFITVDQEGGAVQRFDQVITPLPSAMALAACQNVNTVRDITAINAQELKLLGFNCLLAPVLDITINEKNPIVSTRAFSNNIRTAQSLGKEVIETLKSQAMLAVGKHFPGHGGTTDDTHLALAVNDKSLAELTETELQPFKENISRLPAMLTSHVWFSSIDENPLPASLSLNITTKLLRENLKFDRLVITDDLLMKAITNKWGLGEAAVMALEAGADVILTCGTAAEIMSVHQAIINAVESGRLTEERLEQSLTRLERALLPLSKERYFSIRAGKRHDAITKIESSLTKNRKIAFEASISAITQLRGTLPDLNSENWIVVSPDHPRYPLDLASFVNRSGLNIRQIRYSLNPTLEECQSIQTEVKGHNCIYLTFRTAIYQEQVLLGNMLKSECKNTLAVATDAPFDANHLPNWENYLATFDPSDLAMEALASILCLKRKPTGQSPVALSTASIK; from the coding sequence GTGGCGGCGAGCGAAAGGCTTAAACAAGCAGCAGGTCGTCTCATCGTTGGCAAAGTCCCCGGTAAAATACTTGACGATGAGTCACGTCGCCTGCTTCAAGATGGCACCATGGGCGGTGTTACGTTCTTCAAGGACAATGCGGATAATTTGTCTCAATTGTCTGATTTGGTTTTCGACATTGTGGAAGCTTACGCTTCCGGAACCGAAGCTGTACCTTTCATTACTGTCGATCAAGAAGGCGGAGCCGTCCAACGCTTTGACCAGGTAATTACTCCCCTGCCTTCAGCAATGGCTTTAGCTGCTTGTCAAAACGTGAACACAGTTCGAGACATTACCGCTATTAATGCTCAGGAATTAAAGCTCCTGGGCTTCAACTGTCTATTGGCACCTGTTCTAGACATCACTATCAATGAAAAGAATCCGATTGTTTCAACGCGCGCTTTCAGCAACAACATCCGCACGGCACAGTCACTAGGCAAAGAAGTAATTGAGACTTTGAAAAGTCAGGCAATGCTTGCAGTAGGAAAACATTTTCCAGGACATGGCGGTACAACCGATGATACCCATCTTGCATTGGCCGTAAATGATAAAAGTCTTGCGGAACTGACGGAAACCGAACTTCAACCATTCAAAGAAAATATTTCTCGGCTGCCGGCAATGCTTACATCGCACGTATGGTTCAGCAGCATTGATGAAAATCCCTTACCGGCTAGTTTGTCTTTGAATATAACCACCAAGCTTTTACGGGAAAACCTGAAATTTGATCGTCTTGTAATTACCGATGATCTTCTGATGAAGGCAATAACCAACAAATGGGGACTCGGCGAAGCTGCGGTTATGGCTCTTGAAGCCGGCGCCGACGTAATACTCACATGCGGCACCGCAGCAGAAATCATGTCCGTTCATCAAGCCATAATTAACGCCGTCGAATCAGGCCGGCTCACAGAAGAAAGATTGGAGCAATCACTTACGCGCCTGGAGCGTGCTTTGTTGCCATTGTCCAAAGAACGTTATTTCAGTATTCGCGCAGGCAAACGTCATGATGCAATTACTAAGATCGAAAGCTCACTCACAAAGAATCGCAAAATTGCATTTGAAGCATCCATATCTGCGATAACTCAATTACGTGGAACCTTGCCGGATTTGAATTCCGAAAACTGGATAGTCGTAAGCCCCGATCACCCGCGATATCCTCTTGATCTGGCAAGCTTTGTAAATCGCTCCGGACTTAACATTCGTCAAATACGCTACAGCTTAAACCCAACTCTGGAAGAGTGTCAGTCAATCCAAACTGAAGTAAAAGGCCACAACTGCATCTACCTGACCTTCCGAACAGCTATCTATCAAGAACAGGTATTGCTCGGCAATATGCTGAAATCAGAATGCAAAAACACATTAGCTGTGGCAACGGATGCACCATTTGATGCCAACCATTTACCCAACTGGGAAAATTACCTAGCTACATTTGATCCAAGCGATTTAGCCATGGAAGCATTAGCAAGCATCCTCTGTCTCAAGAGAAAACCAACGGGACAATCACCTGTGGCACTAAGCACCGCTTCAATCAAGTAA
- the nth gene encoding endonuclease III, translating to MPTKPKATTTAFKFKKVSKDTAQEIMDLLCKRYPDADCELIFKNDFELLIAVILSAQCTDVTVNKVTPKLFKRFPTPKALAEANLEEVKQLIRPTGFFNAKARNIQACAEGLIQKFGGKVPKTVEELTTLAGAGRKTANVVLGVAHDIPGWSVDTHVQRLSKRLGFSRQEDPLKIEKDLQKLFPGQDWSKLSITLIWHGRRTCYARKPDCPNCPVNHLCPSSLI from the coding sequence ATGCCGACTAAACCTAAAGCGACCACAACTGCGTTTAAATTTAAAAAGGTAAGCAAGGATACCGCGCAAGAAATTATGGATCTATTGTGCAAGAGATATCCGGATGCTGATTGCGAGCTCATCTTCAAGAATGATTTCGAACTGCTGATAGCTGTTATTCTTTCTGCGCAGTGTACTGATGTAACCGTAAACAAAGTCACGCCTAAATTATTCAAGCGTTTCCCGACACCCAAGGCTCTGGCGGAAGCCAACCTGGAAGAAGTAAAGCAACTTATTCGCCCGACCGGGTTTTTCAACGCCAAGGCACGTAATATACAAGCTTGTGCAGAAGGACTGATTCAAAAGTTTGGCGGTAAAGTGCCTAAAACAGTTGAAGAGCTGACCACATTAGCAGGAGCAGGGCGTAAAACGGCCAATGTTGTATTGGGTGTAGCACATGATATTCCTGGTTGGTCAGTTGATACACATGTGCAAAGACTGTCTAAGCGACTGGGTTTTAGTAGGCAAGAAGATCCTCTGAAAATCGAGAAGGATTTGCAAAAGCTGTTTCCCGGACAAGACTGGTCAAAACTATCGATAACTCTCATCTGGCATGGAAGACGCACCTGTTACGCGCGAAAACCGGACTGTCCGAATTGTCCTGTCAATCACTTGTGTCCATCAAGTCTGATTTGA
- the ispE gene encoding 4-(cytidine 5'-diphospho)-2-C-methyl-D-erythritol kinase, producing the protein MTRQLAVKTQAKVNLTFDIVSLLPDGYHEVATLMQAIDLGDNLTFAFTRGAFNVDIMLREGQDKKQFPLDDSNLIYKAAYAFFKKCPQLEPLSIRVDVEKNIPIAAGLAGGSSNAAATLMALNEFYGQPLAGEELQDLARTLGADVPFCVAGGIAVGLGRGDLLKSVESSMPLNFCLVKPKNIALSTPWVYKQYDIYLAEKSGGIRRPNLENAVGAISFGELESAIEAFGNVFEPVVYAHYPELAELKQMLQSYGCPYVQLTGSGPTIFALTSDLEMAHFVRSKLKARSEADKLDILLASSVKNGLKVLG; encoded by the coding sequence ATGACGCGGCAATTGGCAGTGAAGACTCAGGCGAAGGTGAATTTGACCTTTGATATTGTCAGCCTTCTGCCGGATGGTTATCACGAAGTTGCCACCTTGATGCAAGCAATTGATCTTGGCGATAACCTGACCTTTGCGTTCACGCGCGGTGCCTTTAATGTCGACATCATGCTGAGGGAAGGGCAAGACAAAAAGCAGTTTCCTCTGGATGATTCCAATTTGATCTATAAGGCAGCTTACGCGTTTTTCAAGAAATGCCCGCAATTAGAACCACTTTCAATAAGAGTAGACGTAGAGAAAAACATTCCTATAGCGGCAGGACTTGCCGGTGGCAGCAGCAACGCAGCCGCTACGCTTATGGCATTGAACGAATTTTACGGTCAACCTCTTGCCGGCGAAGAATTGCAAGATCTGGCGCGGACACTTGGTGCGGATGTTCCCTTTTGTGTCGCAGGCGGCATAGCTGTGGGATTGGGGCGTGGTGATCTTTTGAAGTCTGTTGAATCAAGTATGCCGCTCAACTTTTGTTTGGTCAAACCAAAAAACATTGCGCTTTCTACTCCATGGGTCTACAAGCAATACGATATCTATCTTGCCGAAAAGAGTGGCGGCATTCGTCGACCGAATCTGGAAAATGCCGTAGGGGCAATTTCGTTTGGTGAACTTGAGAGTGCTATCGAGGCGTTCGGCAATGTCTTTGAACCTGTTGTCTATGCCCATTATCCTGAGTTGGCTGAATTGAAGCAGATGCTTCAATCTTACGGTTGTCCTTATGTGCAACTGACAGGCAGTGGTCCGACCATTTTTGCTCTAACCAGCGATTTGGAAATGGCGCATTTTGTTCGCAGCAAGCTAAAAGCCCGATCTGAGGCGGACAAATTAGATATTTTGTTAGCCAGCTCGGTAAAAAATGGTCTTAAGGTTTTGGGGTAA
- the rsmA gene encoding 16S rRNA (adenine(1518)-N(6)/adenine(1519)-N(6))-dimethyltransferase RsmA, translating to MTLPSQQQLIELARSFHTKKHLGQHFLVDTEALSDIVEAAQLEPGERVLEIGPGAGFLTRFLIESGANIVAVELDREAVQSLDKLNAGNLEVVHGDFLRYDINSALTDGQKLTVVGNVPYQITAPIIAHLFGEIGEPSAWLKRIKSVVLTVQLEVAERFTATPGGKDYSQVTLLVNYFANAKLIRKVPKESFYPVPNVNSAVVRFDLLEKPAIECTNNKLLRQVIKAGFSQRRKMLKNTLSFLNLPQDKLDDVFRKLSFDPQVRAERLSLKQFALLADALNDVRQ from the coding sequence GTGACATTGCCCTCACAACAGCAGCTAATTGAACTGGCAAGAAGCTTTCACACCAAGAAACATCTTGGTCAGCATTTTTTGGTTGATACCGAAGCCTTGTCGGACATTGTTGAGGCAGCTCAACTGGAGCCTGGCGAAAGGGTTTTGGAAATAGGTCCGGGAGCAGGCTTTCTCACACGTTTTCTTATCGAAAGCGGTGCCAATATTGTCGCCGTTGAATTAGATAGAGAAGCTGTTCAGTCTCTGGATAAACTCAATGCCGGCAATCTAGAAGTGGTGCACGGCGATTTCTTGCGTTATGACATTAACTCTGCCTTGACTGATGGACAAAAGCTGACTGTTGTAGGCAATGTGCCTTACCAGATTACGGCTCCAATAATCGCGCATTTATTTGGTGAGATTGGTGAACCTTCAGCCTGGCTTAAGCGCATTAAGTCAGTCGTGCTTACTGTGCAACTGGAAGTTGCCGAAAGATTTACAGCAACCCCTGGCGGCAAGGATTACAGCCAGGTGACACTGCTTGTTAATTACTTCGCAAATGCTAAGTTAATTCGCAAAGTGCCCAAAGAGTCTTTTTATCCTGTTCCCAATGTCAATTCAGCCGTTGTTCGATTTGATCTATTAGAAAAACCGGCAATTGAATGTACAAACAACAAGCTTTTGCGTCAGGTCATAAAGGCAGGTTTTAGTCAGCGCCGCAAGATGTTGAAAAACACATTGTCTTTCCTCAATCTGCCTCAAGACAAATTAGACGATGTTTTTAGGAAGCTTTCTTTCGACCCGCAAGTAAGAGCCGAAAGGTTGTCCTTGAAGCAATTTGCTTTGTTGGCGGATGCTTTAAACGACGTTAGACAGTGA